The genomic window ACGCCAAAGAGCACCACCACGGCCGGCGTAGAGCCAGGCACGATCTGCACGAATTCGGGGTCCGCCTCAAAGCCCGCATAGCGGATCTTAAATTCGGCTAGCGGCTGCCAGGCCAGCTGCAGCTCTTCGATGGCCCGGCCAATGATCTTGAGCATGATGCGTTGCTCGATCTGCGATAGCGGCCGCTTGGCCCCAAACTCACGCGATTGCCCACCGAAGAGCTTCTCGACGACGAAAATGCACAGCTCTGTACCGAGCTCGAAGACGGCTTTGCTTCTGTGTTCGGGGATCTCCAGGATGTAGAGCGCGCTCGGCGGGGAGACGGACATGACGTACTCGGAATAGAGCACCTGATCGATGCCCGTCAGCTGAAAATCCACGATCGTGCGCAACTGAGCCGAAAGGTAGACGCTCATGTTGCGGGCAAAATTTTCGTGGATTCGCTTAAGCGCCCGCTGTTGATCGTAGGAGATCAGATGCGGACGCTTGAAGTTAAACAGCTCAACGGAGCGCTCCTCGACAAGCGCCGCCTCGTCGTACTCCCCTGTCGAGCCGACATGCGAAAGCAGGGTGTCGATCTCTTCCTGGGAGAGAATTTTTTTCATGGCCCGAGCCGGCTGAAATTTCCCTTCAGAGCATCCGCAAACAGGCCTAATTGACGCCAAAAAGCCGGCCGCGCTGCGATCGCGCAACCGGCTACGAGATGGGTCAAAGATCGGACCGGATGAGGCTTACTGGAGCACGTACTGGGTAAAATACAGGTGTCGGATTTTGCCCTTTTGCAACACCTCGTTGATGCCGGCCAGCACCTCGACTTTGATCGCCTCGCGCTGCGATACGTCGGCCAACTCCTCAACGGTCTTCTGGCTAAGGATCCGGATCACGCGATCCCGGATCACGATGTCTTTTTCTTTGACCTCCTCCAGAATAACCGCGCTGGGGGCCTCAAGCCCGAAGGAAACCAAAAGATAACGCCGTCCCTGGGTGCCAGCGGGATTGATGGTGATGTTCTCCAACGTCCCAAAGACCCCGGGACCTCTCTGAACCTGCTCGCCCGGCTCTGGTTGAGTCCCCTCGGGTTGGGCCGAGCTAGAGCCACGCAGGCGCCCCACGATACGATGCACCCTGTCGAAATCGTTCAGCACCAGATAGGCCGTAACCCCTAGCTCTAGCAGGATCACAGCCGGGAGCACGCCCAGCCACAGCCATCGGGGGATCCCCTTTTTGGGGGTGGGCTCTGCCACCTCGGTAGGCGCACCGGACGATGGGGTCGCTAGCGTCTCTTGAGCTCCCATAAGGCCCTTACGGTTTTTGCCATTCGATGCGGATTTCTACGCGTCGATTTTGTGCCCTTCCGGCGGGGGTATCGTTGGAGGCTACGGGTCGGGTATCGGCATAACCGGCCGCGGCGAAGCGCTCTGGATTCAAGCGGCTGTGCTGAATCAAGTACCGCACCACCCCTGCGGCGCGCGCCCCGGACAACTCCCAGTTAGAGGGGAACTGGGCCGTTGCGATCGGCACGTTATCCGTGTGCCCCTCAACCCAGACCCGCTTGATCGATTCTTTCTGCAGCAACTCCGCTACCCGATTGAGAATCGGATAGGCCTCGGGCCGCAACCTGGCTTGACCCGAATAAAACGTTACGGAATCGAGCATGACGATGCGCATCGATTCGCCATCGAGGTACACGTCGACTTTTCCGGCTAGCCCCATCTCGGCGATGTCCGCTACGAGCTCTTCATAGACCTGCATCTGTTTAAGGCTCTGGGCATTGGGGGGCGCCGAGACCGGAGCCGGCTGATGCAATATCCCGCGGTTGCCCGTGAAGTAGGAGAAGGTCTCCCGAAACTTTTTGACCTCGATCTCCGACATCGACAACAACAGCACAAAGAACGTAAGCAGGAGCGTCGTCATATCCGAAAACGTGACCATCCACTCCGGCGCCCCCCCGGCGGACTCCTCCTGCTGGGGCTTAGAACGCTTAAGGGGCTTCTGCTGCGCACCCTGCATCAGGCCACCTTCTTGAGCTCAGCTGCGGCCTCGCCGCCGGCCAATCGCTGCCGCATGGCGGGAGGCAGATAGCGCATAAGCTTCATCTCCACGATCCGGGGGTTATCCCCATTCACGATCGCCAGTACCCCCTCCAGAATGATCGACCGGATGTAGACCTCCTCTGCGGAGCGCTCCTTGAGCTTCGTGGTCATGGGAATAAAGAACAGATTGGCCAAAAGAGCCCCGTAGAAGGTGGTGATGAGCGCTACCGCCATCGCGGGCCCCACTTGATCCGGATCGTTGAGGTTCTGAAGCATCTGCACAAGACCAATCAGCGTCCCGATCATGCCGAAGGCCGGAGCCAGCGAGCCCATGGTCTGCAGGATGCGCTGGCCCGCTTTGTGGCGTTCGGTCATGTTATCCAGTTCATTCTGCAGCACGGCTGCGATCGCCTCGGCGTCCATGCCGTCTACGGCCATCTCCAGCCCAGAGCGCATGAAGGGATCTTGAATGCTATCTAGCTCCCGGTCGATCGAAAGCAGCCCATCCCGACGTGCTTTGCGAGCCAACTCCACAAATTGCTCGATATATCGAGCCGGCACCACCTCCTGATGAAAGAGGGTCTTTTTGACTACCTTCAGCACTCCCAGCACTTTCGACAGCGGAAAGCTCACCAGCGTGCCCGCCATCGTGCCTCCCAACACGATAATCGCGGAGGGGATGTCCACAAACACGGAAAAACCGGAGCCCATCAGGATGGAGGCTCCTATCAGCCCCAATCCGCCCACGATGCCGATCAGCGTGGATAGGTCCATAGCGCCTTGGCTGCCTCTGGCCTGGTGACGCCAGGGCAGGCTCAAGGTTTATGCCAGCCCTTGGGAGTCCCAAAGAAAGAGGTGAAATGCCAAGGCCGGTTTACCGTTCGTAATTCCTATAGATCCATTTTTCCCTCTTATCGCCGCCTACCCCTCCCCCTCCAGACGCCAACCGTCTTCAGTGGGCACTACACGGGCTCGAACTTGCACGGCTAGCTCGCGGAGCACTTCTGCGAAGGTCTGCTCTGAGGAGAAGCGGCCGCTTACGGGCCGACCCAGCAGGCCTGAGTCGGCTTCCAACCGCAGGTCCCAGGCGCGCCGCAGTTCCTCTAGCACCTCTTTCAGGGGGGTGTTGGCGAAATAGAGCATCCCAAAGCGCCACTGGGCATATCGGAAGGGTTCGACGGCCTCAACCTGGGCCGGATGGGGCCAAACCAGGCGTTGCCATTCCTCAAGGGTCCAACTTCCGTTTGGCGCCCGCAGGGTGAAGCGTCCGGAGATCGCCGTCAGCTCCAGGCGCCCATCGCGCCATCGCACATTGCAGGAAGCCGGCCCCAGGGTTTCGATGTAGAGGGAATCGCAGCGGATCCGCAGCGGCCTGCGGCCGGCTCTGATCTCCCAATAGGCCTGCCCACGCAGGGCGACCTGTCGCAGATTGCCGCCAAAGCCCCGAATGGGATAGAGCAGTTGGCTGTCGCCCTGCAAGACCACATGGGAAGAGTCGGGCAACCAGAACGACTGGATTTGCCCATTACGGACAGCGATCGTGCCCAAGGGGGGGTTGCGTCGCAAAGCGGACACAAACCAGTAACCCCCGACCGATAGGGCGACAAGCAATCCGACTCCGGCCAGCCAGCTGTATCGCTCCAGCGCCGCGTTCATGAGCCCACCTCGGCGGGAGCCGCCTTGCGCAGCAGGGCCCACACACTCAGAGCCGACCAGAGGAGTTCCAGCAGAATAAAGCCCCAGTTTCGGTCAATCCAAGCCGAAGCCAGCAAGGCCAATGCGCCAATGAGGTTCAGCCAGTTGTAGCGAGCCTGCGTGGGCCGCCAACGACCCAATTGGACCATCGCAAAAGCCCCCAGGATGCATCCGGCTCCGGAGAGCGACAGAAACTGCTTTAGGGCTTCGATCGCCATAAGGGCCCGTCCTGAGCAGTTCAGCATATAGCCGGAATGGCGCCATCAGAGAATGGTGTTATGGCCGTGAAAGTTCCCTAGCACGCAATATCCGTTTTGCTTTACGACTCCGAGGCCGTTTATTTTGGCGTAAGGGAAACGGTTCCGTCCTATGCCCAGCACGGATACGTCGTTGTCTGCCCCCAACCCCGTCTTGCGCCTTGATGTTCTCCAGGCCCCCATAGCGGCGGAGCTGAAGGCCTTTGATCGCTATTTTCGGGAGGCGATGCGCACCTCGGTGCGGCTGCTGGACCTGATCCTGCAGTACGTGCTGCGTCAAAAAGGCAAGCGCATCCGCCCTATGCTTGTGTTGCTGTCGGCTAAGGCCTGCGGCCGCATCACCCCGAGCACGTATTACGCGGCGGCCCTTGTGGAGTTGCTGCATACGGCCACGCTAATCCATGACGACGTCGTGGACGCCTCTGACCTACGCCGAGGGTGGTTTTCGGTTCGAGCCCTGTGGAAGAGCAAAATCGCCGTGCTTGTGGGCGACTTTCTGCTGGCGCGCGGGCTATTGCTGGCCCTCGAAAACCGTGAGTTTCGGCTCCTGGAGCTCCTCTCCGACGCCGTACGCCGCATGAGCGAAGGGGAGTTACTCCAGCTAGAGCGCAGCCGCTCCCTTGAGGCCGATGAGAGCACGTACTACCGCATCATCGCGGACAAAACGGGCAGCCTCTTTGCGGCCAGCATGGCTTGTGGGGCGGCCAGCGCGACTGATGATCCTAAGCGCATCGAGCGCTTCCGTCGGGCCGGGGAGCTATTGGGTATGGCCTTTCAGATCCGAGACGATCTGCTTGATTTCGACATCCGAGCGGGCAAACCCCGCGGCAACGACCTGCGGGAGCACAAGCTCACCCTGCCCCTCATACACGCCCTTCGCCAGGCTCCTCAAGAGGAGCGTCGGATCATCCTCAGCCTACTACGCCGCGGCCCCAGGCGGACGGGGGAGCTGGAGCGCATCATCGCTTTCGCCCACGCTTACGGAGGCGTAAGCTACGCCGTGCACCGCATGCGCTTCTTCGCCCAACAGGCCTTGGAGCTCTTGGCGGACCTCCCCCCCAACCCGGCTCAGGAGGCCTTGCTGAGGCTGGTGCGCTTTATCACGGAACGCGATCACTAACGGCGGCTTAGGTCCAGAAGCAAGGAAAAGCGCATCGTGTTGGCAAGCGGATGCTGCTCCTCAAGAGTGTAGAGGTAGCTAAAGTCCACCCCGAAGATGTTGTAGCGGATCCCCGCCCCAAAGGTTACAAAACGCCGATTGCCGTTGTTTTTGTCTTCGTAAAAGTAGCCCGTGCGCACAGCTAAGAGTCGGTTGTACCAGTACTCCAGGCCCAGCCCCACGGTAAATTGCTGCCACAACGCTAGTCTGCCGCCGGGCGTTTGAATAGGTCCCCAGCTCGTAAAGAGCGCTTTGTAGAAGGGATCGGCCCGACCCGAGGTATCGCGGCGCACGAGCATCTTGTTGAAGTCGTTGGCCAGCGTAAGCATGTTGCGCCCTTCGGGATCAAAACTCCAACTCAGGGCCCATCCCAGACGCAAGTTCGTCGGCAACGGATCGGCCTGCGCGTTGTCGCTGTATTGGATCGCGGGGCCCAGGTTGGCCAGGTTAAGCCCCAGGCTCAGACGCCCGCTTCCGGACCCCAACCTGATTGATGGACTCCGATATAGCAGCCCCAGATCCGCCGCCACCGTCGTGCCCGCCTTGGCCTCTTGGCCTTGCACCATGATTCCGGGTGTGAGGTTGGAGTAGATAAAACGCAGCCCGGTCCCCAAACCTAAGGAGGGGCTGAGCAGAGCGCCATACGAAAGCCCTACGGCCAGATCGTAGGAGCGGAAGGTCCCCAGGAAATTGTTATCCGCATCCCGGTACTCATGCTCGCCCAGGTTGAGGAACGTCACATGAGCTCCGAAGGTACCCCAATTCGGCAGGCGGAATTTGCCCACCAGGTAATCGTAGAAAAGATCTGTCTTAAACTGGGGCAACCACTGGGCATGGGTGATACTGGCCTCAACGCCCTGCTGAAAGGCGAGTCCAGCCGGGTTCCAGAAAATGGCCGCCACGTTATCTGCCACGGCCACGCCCGTATTGCCCATACCGGCGGCTCGGGAGTCAGGCTCGATCTGCAAAAACGGCACGGCCGCCATGCCGGGCTGCGCTCGAAGAGGTCTTAGCAGACCGACGAGCACTAACAACGAAAGCGTATAGCGAATAGGGCACATCGCTTGGGCTCCTTTTTATCGTAATACGACCAATCGTTCCACGTGCTCCGCTCGGGCTGAGCCGTCGGCTAGCGCCACGCGCACCCGGTACAGGTACACCCCTCGGGCCAGGGGCTCTAGGTC from Bacteroidota bacterium includes these protein-coding regions:
- a CDS encoding FecR domain-containing protein codes for the protein MNAALERYSWLAGVGLLVALSVGGYWFVSALRRNPPLGTIAVRNGQIQSFWLPDSSHVVLQGDSQLLYPIRGFGGNLRQVALRGQAYWEIRAGRRPLRIRCDSLYIETLGPASCNVRWRDGRLELTAISGRFTLRAPNGSWTLEEWQRLVWPHPAQVEAVEPFRYAQWRFGMLYFANTPLKEVLEELRRAWDLRLEADSGLLGRPVSGRFSSEQTFAEVLRELAVQVRARVVPTEDGWRLEGEG
- a CDS encoding motility protein A, with amino-acid sequence MDLSTLIGIVGGLGLIGASILMGSGFSVFVDIPSAIIVLGGTMAGTLVSFPLSKVLGVLKVVKKTLFHQEVVPARYIEQFVELARKARRDGLLSIDRELDSIQDPFMRSGLEMAVDGMDAEAIAAVLQNELDNMTERHKAGQRILQTMGSLAPAFGMIGTLIGLVQMLQNLNDPDQVGPAMAVALITTFYGALLANLFFIPMTTKLKERSAEEVYIRSIILEGVLAIVNGDNPRIVEMKLMRYLPPAMRQRLAGGEAAAELKKVA
- a CDS encoding polyprenyl synthetase family protein, with amino-acid sequence MPSTDTSLSAPNPVLRLDVLQAPIAAELKAFDRYFREAMRTSVRLLDLILQYVLRQKGKRIRPMLVLLSAKACGRITPSTYYAAALVELLHTATLIHDDVVDASDLRRGWFSVRALWKSKIAVLVGDFLLARGLLLALENREFRLLELLSDAVRRMSEGELLQLERSRSLEADESTYYRIIADKTGSLFAASMACGAASATDDPKRIERFRRAGELLGMAFQIRDDLLDFDIRAGKPRGNDLREHKLTLPLIHALRQAPQEERRIILSLLRRGPRRTGELERIIAFAHAYGGVSYAVHRMRFFAQQALELLADLPPNPAQEALLRLVRFITERDH
- the porV gene encoding type IX secretion system outer membrane channel protein PorV, with amino-acid sequence MCPIRYTLSLLVLVGLLRPLRAQPGMAAVPFLQIEPDSRAAGMGNTGVAVADNVAAIFWNPAGLAFQQGVEASITHAQWLPQFKTDLFYDYLVGKFRLPNWGTFGAHVTFLNLGEHEYRDADNNFLGTFRSYDLAVGLSYGALLSPSLGLGTGLRFIYSNLTPGIMVQGQEAKAGTTVAADLGLLYRSPSIRLGSGSGRLSLGLNLANLGPAIQYSDNAQADPLPTNLRLGWALSWSFDPEGRNMLTLANDFNKMLVRRDTSGRADPFYKALFTSWGPIQTPGGRLALWQQFTVGLGLEYWYNRLLAVRTGYFYEDKNNGNRRFVTFGAGIRYNIFGVDFSYLYTLEEQHPLANTMRFSLLLDLSRR
- a CDS encoding OmpA family protein, producing MQGAQQKPLKRSKPQQEESAGGAPEWMVTFSDMTTLLLTFFVLLLSMSEIEVKKFRETFSYFTGNRGILHQPAPVSAPPNAQSLKQMQVYEELVADIAEMGLAGKVDVYLDGESMRIVMLDSVTFYSGQARLRPEAYPILNRVAELLQKESIKRVWVEGHTDNVPIATAQFPSNWELSGARAAGVVRYLIQHSRLNPERFAAAGYADTRPVASNDTPAGRAQNRRVEIRIEWQKP
- a CDS encoding flagellar basal body-associated FliL family protein, translated to MAEPTPKKGIPRWLWLGVLPAVILLELGVTAYLVLNDFDRVHRIVGRLRGSSSAQPEGTQPEPGEQVQRGPGVFGTLENITINPAGTQGRRYLLVSFGLEAPSAVILEEVKEKDIVIRDRVIRILSQKTVEELADVSQREAIKVEVLAGINEVLQKGKIRHLYFTQYVLQ
- the fliM gene encoding flagellar motor switch protein FliM, with the translated sequence MKKILSQEEIDTLLSHVGSTGEYDEAALVEERSVELFNFKRPHLISYDQQRALKRIHENFARNMSVYLSAQLRTIVDFQLTGIDQVLYSEYVMSVSPPSALYILEIPEHRSKAVFELGTELCIFVVEKLFGGQSREFGAKRPLSQIEQRIMLKIIGRAIEELQLAWQPLAEFKIRYAGFEADPEFVQIVPGSTPAVVVLFGVRIYEALSVAGICYPYLLLEELLKKSSIEQWFQPTDDIPLDVRRFYEQNVKRSEAVLTVELGRTRLTLEEILSLQVGDVIALERRVQEPALLYIDNKPKFWVQPGVVRGKYRGVKVLDVYHELMDKETAHARVVEPPTSGA